The Vespula pensylvanica isolate Volc-1 chromosome 22, ASM1446617v1, whole genome shotgun sequence sequence GTTGTGTGCATTgcaatatacattttttataaaagacgAATAGGTCAGCACAAGAGGATAGAACGCTATTGGAGCCTTCATTGCCATCAAAATCTTTGGCTCCTGGAGGCTGAGCTTTATAATCagatacaaatttattcattaaatctGCTAAATTACGGTCTAAActgtcgatatatatatacaagtatggCTCAAAACAACTTCCTATAAGATTTATGAAAGGGGATGCTTTTGATTTTTGATTTTccatctaaaatatatatcaaaacatgtatacttatgtatatattacgtgatataattttagacataacattgtaatatatattgaaaatgcTACAATTACTTTTACCTGTTCACTTTCCTCAAATGGGTTTTTCGATGTTTTATCGTCTGTATTATTTAcggttgaatttttattttcaaccgATATTGCCGCATTATCAATAGATAGTTTGTTACCTGTAAAACGTTTAGCTAATAATGATTCAAAATTTGCAGTTCTTTGAATCGCATATAGCAACAATTTAACATCTATCTCCGAACGTCTTTTATGCATTAATTTGGTTAAAGCTTCATTTGTAACATAACAGAATTGAATGGCAATTCGTTCAGATACTTCCCAATCAGATGGAAAGATAGAACCGAACTTTGATTCAAAGTCAAGTAAATGTTTCTTGAGCCATGCATATCGTTTATCTATTTTGTCTAACCATGCGTAATCTTGATTTTCATCAAATATATGTGCATACTCTTTTAATTGAATATCTATAAACCATGTTAGCAGATCTttcctattaaaaaaagataatatttagcacataatatatttacattgaaGTTTGtagtattttcaaatttttttacatatacatcaTTATAATAGttgtaattagaaaaatttcaacagTAACACGCACTTTACTTTTGGATCCAATAAAGACAATACTAAGCATCCATCTGTCAGTTGATTAAAATACTTTGGATTCTGTCCAGAAAATGCTTCTTTGAAATCTGTGGTAATTTGTTGAGCTAACTCAATATGTATTTGTCGAACCTATATTAaagtaagaaattaaaattattttccaacaTTTTACAAACACAGACATAtacaatgtttataatatcgtGAGGAAATGTCTTACCTCATCtgataattgtttaatttctGGTATATCCATGTAACCATTAAAGTGTTGCATGACTTCTGTCACTGCTTGTAAcggtaaaataatttcaccATATTGTTTCTTCTGTATTAATGTTCTAAAagaatacattaatatatgtaatataatatcttaattTAAGATCTTAAAatacaaagtatatataagcAAAGTGCATACTTCAATGTATCAGCTCCTTCAACAAGCATATGTAAATGATTTAATGTTGTAATAGAAGTTACAAGATTCCTTTTAGCAAAATCTAATTGTTTAATATCTCTTGTGATCTCTTTAACTTCCTCTTCGGATTGTTCCGCTTTATCCTTTATATCTTTGATATGAAcgaataattgtttaattactttttgaGCATCTTCTAATGCTGCTTTTCCATCTTGACCTATATCTGTTTGTCCGCATACAACAGCACTCATCTCTTTGTCGATGGTATGAATTTTTTGTTCCATTTCATTCATTACATCGTCAATATTAGACAAAGATTGTTCAGTTGGAAATAAAGagtttatataattaacgaCGGTGAAATTTGCTTCGTCCAATGGATCATCACTAGATAATAcctattaattaacgaaaaatagccggtacatattatatatatatatcatatacgttCAGATTCTAAAGATAGATTTCaactttaaaaattaaagtaagaaaaatataaatgtttaaaaaacaaaaataaaagtacataCCTGATCTATCACATTTTGTACACTTGAAGGGAATGTATAAACGCTAGATCGTAGATCATTCAAATCACTTTCCTCATTAGTTTCCAttgtgtattattatttataatattattttacatttcctttttcttctcgacttCTCGTTAAAAACTTAACTTTTCATGAAATGTTTATAATCGTCTGTATGttcattctatttatatttttccttcgagCTTGAAAATTTGTTACTTTAGACCAAGTGGTCTTTGTATATCACTCTCTTGTATTCATATCacttataatatacattttcttttcctgtaaATTGTTGTAAACTTGTCAGAAATATGTTTATTCCCCTTCTTTCGGGAATTGCTAATTTTGAACTTATACTCTTCTATAATTCATTGATTCAATTATATTaccatataaaattatattatataaaaggagagacgaaaatgtcgattaaaaataattgaaaatatgtatCAATTGcgcgttttataattattatatacatgtacgtaatAAGCCAATATTGCCATTTCCCGTAAGTGTAAGTCACTAATTAGATGAGACAGAAAGTTACTGTGTCCGCATTGAACAAAATGTTATTCGGTTAGAcggttaaatatataataattctaaaactattcgagaaattaaattacattcttTATATAGTGTTAAAGCGCTTCAATATACTGGCTGACAAAGCTTTCTATGAGTCACACTAGGATAcgctttaattaattcgaaagatCAATCAGCTGACTGCTACCTCCATGGCAGCCATTATCTCGATGTcaacaataatttctttctaggAAGAAAATCAAACAAAGACGTTCTTTTTGTCACAACCCACCCGTCATATATGTGCATGTAAGTGTATATATCTTCCTTACGCATAGCGAATTTGCTTTTCATATCGATTAGGTAGCTTTTCATTTACCTAACAAATCCTGTTTCTT is a genomic window containing:
- the LOC122636481 gene encoding vacuolar protein sorting-associated protein 53 homolog, with the translated sequence METNEESDLNDLRSSVYTFPSSVQNVIDQVLSSDDPLDEANFTVVNYINSLFPTEQSLSNIDDVMNEMEQKIHTIDKEMSAVVCGQTDIGQDGKAALEDAQKVIKQLFVHIKDIKDKAEQSEEEVKEITRDIKQLDFAKRNLVTSITTLNHLHMLVEGADTLKTLIQKKQYGEIILPLQAVTEVMQHFNGYMDIPEIKQLSDEVRQIHIELAQQITTDFKEAFSGQNPKYFNQLTDGCLVLSLLDPKVKKDLLTWFIDIQLKEYAHIFDENQDYAWLDKIDKRYAWLKKHLLDFESKFGSIFPSDWEVSERIAIQFCYVTNEALTKLMHKRRSEIDVKLLLYAIQRTANFESLLAKRFTGNKLSIDNAAISVENKNSTVNNTDDKTSKNPFEESEQMENQKSKASPFINLIGSCFEPYLYIYIDSLDRNLADLMNKFVSDYKAQPPGAKDFDGNEGSNSVLSSCADLFVFYKKCILQCTQLSTGIIMLSLAKTFQKYLREYAMKILQNNLPKSGSSLGISTSMSSITRDFRDLSTSGFIQNVQNFLKEGENTKFCKEEQARICCILTTAEYCLETTQQLEEKLREKTDQCYAKRINLSQEQDIFHDVISDCILLLVQDLEAACDSALSAMTKMQWSSIETVGDQSNYVNTIVVHLRQMIPTIRDRLSSCRKYFTQLCVKFANSFIPKLVQQLYKCKPLSAVGAEQLLLDVYMLKTALLELPCTGYQIPRKAPASYAKIVDKGMANAEMILKIVMSPVDSPADFVKGCKMHLPDLQAPEFQKILDMKGLKRTEQVLLTEQFKQPEGSDVSLTSRNNTIQESPEHEAGRIRKLEKLIKKRI